The sequence GCCGTAGGCGGAGTCGTGGTTGTGCGTGTAGAGCTTGATGCCCTCGCGGCGGGCGATCCTGCCCAGCGCGTTCCACTTGTCGGCCGCCACGTCCCAGTCGGCCGGGTAGGAGCTGCCGGTGGGGTCGCCGCCGGTGCCCATGTGGTCCATGCCCAGGATGTTGGCGATCTCCAGGTGCTTCTTGAAGGTGTCCACGTCGGCGCTGGTCAGCGGCCAGGAGGACGGTATGAAGCCGTGGTTGCCCTGGGCGCGCAGCCCGTAGTCGTCGAGCCACGAGCGCAGCAGCTTGGCGCCTGCGACGGACTCCAGGCTGGCGCCGCCGGGCGCGTTGGCGTGCTGGTTGTAGCCGGCGAACTCCACCTGGCGGTATCCGTGGCGGGCCAGTTGCTTGAACACCTCGCGGAAGCCGGAGGGCAGGTCCGAGGCGAGCGGGTCGCGGGCCGTGGCGTCGCGGACGGTGTAGAGGATGATGCCGCGCTTGCCCGGCGGAACGAGGACGTGGCCGCGGCCGTGACCGTGGTCGTGGTCGTGGCCTCTGCCCCGGTCCTGGGCCAGGGCGGGTGCGGCACCCAGCACCGGGGCGGCGACCGCCCCGGCGGCGACGGCGGTGCAGGTGCTGAGGAAACGGCGGCGGTTGACGCCGAGCGCGCGACGCAGGGCGTCGCCGGATCCGGATTCGTCGTTGAACGCGGTCACGGTGTCTCTCTTTCGGTTAGGTGTCCAGCCGTGTGCGGGGTGGTGTCCCGCTGTGCGCGGGGTGGTGTGTCCAGCTGTGTGCGGGGTGGTGTCCAGCTGTGGTGGCAGGCCTCTGACCACGGCGGACATGGAGGCGTATGCCGGTTTTCCACAGGCCGAACACACTGTCGGTGCCTTGTGTTTCACTTTTCGTGTTCGCCCGTCCGGTCCTTCCCGGGTGTTGTCACCCGAGGCCGGCCAGGTCGAGCAACAGGGATTTCACATCGGTGGCCGCGACGCGGTCGCCGACAGCGCGGGGGGTGGAGCAGATGATGAGCGGACCTTCGTCGTCGCTCAGCGGGAGGCGGCCGTGGCTGCCTCGGATAGGTGAGGGATCGAGGGGCACGACCGCCATGCGGTAGCGCATGCCGAGCTTCTTGCGGGCCAGCGCGCCCGCAGCCTTGACCTTGACGTACGGGTCGAGCGGATCCATGAAGAGCTCGACCGGGTCGTAGCCGGGTTTGCGATGGATCTCGACGAGCTGCGCGAAGTCGGGCGCGCGGGCGTCGTCGAGCCAGTAGTAGTACGTGAACCAGGCGTCCGGCTCCGCGACGGCGACGAGTTCGCCGGAGCGGGGATGGTCGAGGTGATGGGTCTTCTTGCCCTCGTCGTCGAGGAGTTGCTCGATGCCGGGCAGGTCGGCGAGCGCGGCCCTGGTTGCCTCCATGTCCTCGGGTCGGCGGACGTAGACATGGGCGATCTGGTGGTCGGCGACGGCGAAGGCCCGTGAGGTCATCGGGTCGAGGTACTCCATGCCGTCCTGGGTGTGCACCTCAAGGAGTCCGGCGCGGCGCAGTGCGCGGTTGATGTCGACGGGGCGGTCCGCGCGGGTGATGCCGTACTCGGACAGGGCGACGACCGTACGGCCCTCCGCGCGGGCGTCGTCGAGCAGTGGGGCCATGGCGGCGTCCAGGTCGGCGGCCGCCTTCAGGGAGCGCGGGTCGTCGGGGCCGAAGCGCTGCAGGTCGTAGTCGAGATGAGGGAGGTAGCAGAGGGTCAGCTCAGGGTGCCGGGTGGCGATGACGTGCCGGGTGGCGTCGATGATCCACTGGCTGGAGACGAGGTCGGCGCCGGGACCCCAGAAGTGGAAGAGCGGGAACGTGCCGAATTTTTCGGTGAGTTCGTCGTGCAGGGCCGGGGGCCGGGTGTAGCAGTCGGGTTCCTTGCGGCCGTCGGCGTAGTAGACCGGACGGGGGGTGATGGTGATGTCGGTGTCGGCGCCCATGGCGTACCACCAGCAGATGTTGGCGACCGTGTAGCCGGGGTGGACGCGCCGGGCGGCGTCCCAGATCTTGTCGCCGGACACCAGGCCGTTGTGCTGGCGCCACAGGAGGACGTCGCCGAGGTCGCGGAAGTACCAACCGTTGCCGACGATGCCGTGCTCGGAGGGGTGGGCGCCGGTCAGGAACGTGGACTGGGCGGCGCAGGTGACGGCGGGCAGAACGGTCCCGAGGTGGGCCCGTGAGCCGGACTGGGCGAGGGACTTGAGGTGTGGCATGTGGTCGAGGAGACGGGGGGTGAGGCCGACGACGTCCAGGACGAGGAGCGGGGTGGGGGACGACGGGCGCGCGGCGGTGGCCGGCTCCGTCAGGGTCTCGGCTGAGGGCTCGGCCGAGGGCTCGGCCGGAATCTCATGGGTGTTCACGGCAGCTCCTTCAGGCCGAGGTCCGCCAACAGGTCGCGGGCGAGGGTGAGTTCGGCGGCGATGCCGTCGGCGAGCTGGGACCGGGCGCGGGGGCGCAGCTCCGGCGGGAGTGCCTGCCAGGTGTAGGTCTCGACCTCCAGGTGGCGGGTGAGCGGGTGCGGGCCGCCCACCAGCCGGGCCAGGGTGTCCTTGAGTACGGGCAGTGTGGAGGTGAGGGGTGCGGCGGGGGCCGCGTGCAGCGGTACGTGGAAGTGGGC is a genomic window of Streptomyces sp. NBC_00414 containing:
- a CDS encoding sugar phosphate isomerase/epimerase family protein, which codes for MTAFNDESGSGDALRRALGVNRRRFLSTCTAVAAGAVAAPVLGAAPALAQDRGRGHDHDHGHGRGHVLVPPGKRGIILYTVRDATARDPLASDLPSGFREVFKQLARHGYRQVEFAGYNQHANAPGGASLESVAGAKLLRSWLDDYGLRAQGNHGFIPSSWPLTSADVDTFKKHLEIANILGMDHMGTGGDPTGSSYPADWDVAADKWNALGRIARREGIKLYTHNHDSAYGFLLDGGPLDAQGRPTRSSGIRKLEYFLKVTDPKLVWLEMDIFWAHVAQYKFHTYTAHDGSTREKVFDPAGLVARHNKRYPLFHAKDGVVSTTNGMGYDMVPFGTGVIDYTTFFSRVGERNYHNPMVEDDNSPSATDPAQSLREAKISYDNLAALRSKRH
- a CDS encoding nucleotide pyrophosphatase/phosphodiesterase family protein, whose translation is MTEPATAARPSSPTPLLVLDVVGLTPRLLDHMPHLKSLAQSGSRAHLGTVLPAVTCAAQSTFLTGAHPSEHGIVGNGWYFRDLGDVLLWRQHNGLVSGDKIWDAARRVHPGYTVANICWWYAMGADTDITITPRPVYYADGRKEPDCYTRPPALHDELTEKFGTFPLFHFWGPGADLVSSQWIIDATRHVIATRHPELTLCYLPHLDYDLQRFGPDDPRSLKAAADLDAAMAPLLDDARAEGRTVVALSEYGITRADRPVDINRALRRAGLLEVHTQDGMEYLDPMTSRAFAVADHQIAHVYVRRPEDMEATRAALADLPGIEQLLDDEGKKTHHLDHPRSGELVAVAEPDAWFTYYYWLDDARAPDFAQLVEIHRKPGYDPVELFMDPLDPYVKVKAAGALARKKLGMRYRMAVVPLDPSPIRGSHGRLPLSDDEGPLIICSTPRAVGDRVAATDVKSLLLDLAGLG